In Zingiber officinale cultivar Zhangliang chromosome 1A, Zo_v1.1, whole genome shotgun sequence, a genomic segment contains:
- the LOC122001660 gene encoding momilactone A synthase-like produces the protein MERRLEGKVAVITGGASGIGEATVKLFVRHGARVIVADLQDEKGKALCASLGSDDVASYVHCDVRCESDVKRAVDTAISLFGKLDIMFNNAGIGDPFGSSILGEDDTAAVFERVMGVNVLGALLGTKHAGRAMVAAGRGGSIIITASMVSVVGGLGPPVYVCSKHAVVGLARSAAAELGKHGVRVNCVSPSMVATPQTMSNMQASEEELEALGEVISTLKGVRLKAEDMANAALFLASDESRFVSGHNLMVDGASSVTKIF, from the exons ATGGAGAGGAG GCTCGAAGGCAAGGTCGCCGTCATCACCGGCGGCGCTAGTGGCATTGGCGAGGCCACTGTCAAGTTGTTCGTCCGCCACGGCGCTCGTGTCATCGTCGCTGACCTCCAAGACGAGAAGGGGAAGGCCCTCTGCGCCAGCCTCGGCTCCGACGACGTCGCCTCCTACGTCCACTGCGACGTCCGATGCGAGTCCGACGTGAAGCGCGCCGTGGACACCGCCATCTCCCTCTTCGGCAAGCTTGACATCATGTTCAACAACGCCGGCATCGGTGACCCCTTCGGCAGCAGCATCCTCGGCGAGGACGACACGGCCGCGGTGTTCGAGCGGGTGATGGGGGTCAACGTGCTGGGAGCGCTACTGGGGACGAAGCACGCGGGGCGGGCCATGGTAGCGGCGGGGCGAGGCGGGAGCATCATAATCACGGCGAGCATGGTGTCGGTGGTGGGAGGGCTGGGTCCGCCGGTGTACGTGTGCTCGAAGCACGCGGTGGTGGGGTTGGCGCGGAGCGCGGCGGCGGAGCTGGGCAAGCACGGGGTGCGTGTGAACTGCGTGTCGCCGTCTATGGTGGCGACGCCGCAGACAATGTCGAACATGCAGGCGAGTGAGGAGGAGCTGGAGGCATTGGGAGAGGTGATCTCGACTCTGAAGGGCGTGAGGCTGAAGGCTGAGGACATGGCAAATGCCGCTCTGTTCTTGGCCAGCGACGAGTCGAGGTTCGTGAGCGGCCACAACCTCATGGTCGACGGAGCCTCCAGCGTCACCAAAATATTCTAA